One window of the Opisthocomus hoazin isolate bOpiHoa1 chromosome 12, bOpiHoa1.hap1, whole genome shotgun sequence genome contains the following:
- the LOC142362776 gene encoding cadherin-1-like: protein MAPPRGRPAPLCLLLLLLLLLQAEHRRCERAAPCQPGFTAETFALGAPRDSVAAGQALGRVSFADCGAQRRAVYLSDNTRFKVSRDGVVSATRPLQLQRREISFSIHTWDSAGKKHSARVTVSRRQHRRRRHHHHHHQQQQDMAPDVLTFPEPGHGLRRQKRDWVIPPINCPENERGPFPKKLVQIKSNKDKETKVFYSITGQGADTPPVGVFTIERETGWLEVTKPLDREEIDKYVLFSHAVSANGQPVEDPMEIIITVTDQNDNRPVFTKQVFIGYIEENAKPGTSVMTVNATDADDGINVNNGIIGYSILSEEPRSAQQMFTIDPEKGVISVIGTGLDRETTPNYTLIIQAADQEGMGLTNTATAIVEVTDANDNPPVFDPTMYEGTVNENEVGVVVARLHVTDRDARGSPAWQAVYRIKSGDQDGDFSIATDPRTNDGVLRTAKGLDYESRSRYELVVTVENAVPFAVPLSLSTASVLVMVTDVNEAPVFVPPVKRVEVMEDLPLGHQVTSYTAQDPDKDQRQKITYRMGSDPAGWLAIDPENGIVTAAQPLDRESVHAINSTYKAVVLAVDSGSPDATGTGTLLLLLQDVNDNGPTPEPRLFDVCSRQPEEQTLSIVDKDLPPNTHPFQAALEHGSGANWTVRVTGQDLLVLRLVKELEPGEYSVFLRLTDGQGKAQVTPVRAQVCDCEGPAKNCERRAFVASGLGVPAILGILGGILALLILLLLLLLFVRRRKVVKEPLLPPEDDMRDNVYHYDEEGGGEEDQDYDLSQLHRGLDARPEVIRNDVAPPLMAAPQYRPRPANPDEIGNFIDENLKAADTDPTAPPYDSLLVFDYEGSGSEATSLSSLNSSASDRDQDYDYLSDWGSRFKKLADLYGGGEEDD from the exons TGAGCTTTGCGGACTGCGGCGCGCAGCGGCGTGCCGTGTACCTCTCGGACAACACGCGCTTCAAGGTGAGCAGGGACGGCGTCGTCTCTGCAACCCGGCCCCTGCAGCTCCAGCGGCGGGAGATCAGCTTCTCCATCCACACCTGGGACTCCGCGGGCAAGAAGCATTCGGCCAGGGTGACCGTGAGCAGGCGGCAGCACCGTCGCCgtcgccaccaccaccaccaccaccagcagcagcag GACATGGCCCCCGATGTGCTGACCTTCCCCGAGCCCGGCCACGGCCTCCGGCGGCAGAAGAGGGACTGGGTCATCCCCCCCATCAACTGCCCCGAGAACGAGCGCGGGCCCTTCCCCAAGAAGCTGGTGCAG ATCAAATCCAACAAGGACAAGGAGACCAAGGTTTTCTACAGCATCACGGGGCAGGGGGCGGACACCCCCCCCGTGGGCGTCTTCACCATCGAGCGGGAGACGGGGTGGCTGGAGGTGACGAAGCCGCTGGACCGGGAGGAGATCGATAAATACGTG CTCTTCTCCCACGCCGTGTCGGCCAAcgggcagcccgtggaggaccccatggaGATCATCATCACCGTGACGGACCAGAACGACAACCGGCCCGTCTTCACCAAGCAAGTCTTCATCGGCTACATCGAGGAGAACGCGAAGCCGG GCACGTCGGTGATGACCGTGAACGCCACGGACGCGGACGACGGCATCAACGTGAACAACGGCATCATCGGCTACTCCATCCTCAGCGAGGAGCCCAGGAGCGCCCAGCAGATGTTCACCATCGACCCGGAGAAGGGCGTCATCAGCGTCATCGGCACGGGGCTGGACCGGGAG ACCACTCCCAACTACACGCTGATCATCCAGGCTGCGGACCAGGAGGGCATGGGCCTGACCAACACGGCCACCGCCATCGTGGAAGTCACCGACGCCAACGACAACCCTCCCGTCTTCGACCCCACCATG TACGAGGGGACGGTGAACGAGAACgaggtgggggtggtggtggcccGGCTGCACGTGACGGACCGGGACGCGCGGGGCTCCCCTGCCTGGCAAGCTGTCTACCGCATCAAGAGCGGGGACCAGGACGGCGACTTCAGCATCGCCACCGACCCCAGAACCAACGACGGCGTCCTGAGAACCGCCAAG GGCCTGGATTACGAGAGCAGGAGCCGCTACGAGCTCGTGGTGACCGTGGAGAACGCCGTCCCCTTCGCCGTGCCCCTGTCCCTCTCCACGGCCAGCGTGCTGGTGATGGTCACCGACGTGAACGAAGCCCCCGTCTTCGTGCCCCCGGTCAAGAGGGTGGAGGTGATGGAGGACCTGCCGCTGGGCCACCAGGTCACCTCCTACACGGCCCAGGACCCGGACAAGGACCAGAGGCAGAAGATCAC gtACCGCATGGGCAGCGACCCCGCGGGGTGGCTGGCCATCGACCCCGAGAACGGCATCGTCACGGCGGCCCAGCCGCTGGACCGCGAGTCGGTGCACGCCATCAACAGCACCTACAAGGCCGTCGTCCTGGCCGTGGACAGCG GGTCGCCGGATGCCACCGGCACGGGgacgctgctcctcctgctccaggaCGTGAACGACAACGGGCCCACGCCGGAGCCGCGGCTCTTCGACGTCTGCAGCCGGCAGCCCGAGGAGCAGACGCTGAGCATCGTCGACAAGGACCTGCCCCCCAACACCCACCCCTTCCAGGCAGCGCTGGAGCACGGCTCCGGTGCCAACTGGACCGTCAGGGTGACCGGACAAG ACCTGCTGGTGCTGAGGCTGGTGAAGGAGCTGGAGCCGGGGGAGTACAGCGTCTTCCTGCGGCTGACGGACGGCCAGGGCAAGGCGCAGGTGACGCCGGTCCGGGCTCAGGTGTGCGACTGCGAAGGGCCGGCCAAAAACTGCGAGCGGCGAGCGTTCGTCGCCAGCGGCTTGGGCGTCCCCGCCATCCTGGGCATCCTGGGCGGCATCTTGGCGCTGCTGA tcctgctgctcctgctgctgctctttgtcaggaggaggaaggtggtgaAGGAGCCGCTGCTCCCGCCCGAGGACGACATGCGGGACAACGTCTACCACTACGACGAGGAGGGCGGTGGCGAGGAGGACCAG gattATGACCTGAGCCAGCTGCACCGGGGCCTGGACGCCCGCCCGGAGGTGATCCGCAACGACGTGGCCCCCCCTCTGATGGCTGCCCCCCAGTACCGGCCCCGGCCTGCCAACCCCGACGAGATCGGGAATTTCATCGATGAG aacCTGAAGGCAGCCGACACGGACCCCACGGCCCCCCCCTACGACTCCCTGCTGGTGTTCGACTACGAGGGCAGCGGCTCGGAGGCCACCTCGCTCAGCTCCCTCAACTCCTCCGCCTCCGACCGCGACCAGGACTACGACTACCTCAGCGACTGGGGCAGCCGCTTCAAGAAGCTGGCGGACCTCtacggcggcggggaggaggacgACTAG